Proteins encoded together in one Desulfosporosinus meridiei DSM 13257 window:
- a CDS encoding polysaccharide deacetylase family protein has product MIIKHWRIWRVPLIALMILTSIFLSGCQSEKLLKENVSLSETPEVPPNTDITNKQEEISTPKPPQAEENPKTEPSSDSKVSTVPDKKSDEKPNLPPPEKSPPNTPIHPFYGLDGTPPSAPGLAMRMRDFNAEPEKIVYLTFDDGPYPETTPRILKILQEEEIKATFFVLGRQVERYPELLKDEYTQGQGIGNHSYSHDYSLVYQSPDAFLAEIKQSEETIFKTIGVRPQIIRAPGGTQGHFSVNYYNLIDSEDYLVYDWNVSSGDAAAPTVPADQLVNNIKAQVPGKSRAIILMHDSKSKTTTIDALPRIVHYLKEQGYSFGVITPQVAPILFPGGFNH; this is encoded by the coding sequence ATGATAATAAAACATTGGCGAATTTGGAGAGTGCCTTTAATTGCTTTAATGATCCTAACAAGTATATTCCTGAGCGGATGCCAATCCGAAAAATTGCTCAAAGAAAATGTTTCTTTATCAGAAACGCCTGAAGTCCCTCCCAATACCGACATAACAAATAAGCAAGAAGAAATATCCACACCGAAACCCCCACAAGCAGAGGAAAATCCTAAAACAGAACCCAGCTCTGATTCTAAAGTCTCAACTGTACCTGATAAAAAAAGTGATGAGAAGCCTAATCTTCCACCCCCTGAAAAATCCCCTCCTAATACTCCAATTCATCCTTTTTATGGCTTGGACGGAACTCCGCCGAGTGCTCCGGGGCTAGCAATGCGCATGAGGGATTTTAATGCTGAACCGGAGAAGATTGTTTATCTCACCTTTGATGATGGCCCTTATCCGGAAACTACCCCTCGTATTCTTAAAATCCTTCAAGAGGAAGAGATTAAAGCCACGTTTTTTGTTTTAGGGCGGCAAGTTGAACGCTATCCGGAGCTTTTAAAGGACGAATATACACAAGGGCAAGGTATTGGAAATCACAGTTATTCTCATGATTACAGCCTGGTTTATCAAAGTCCGGATGCTTTTTTGGCAGAGATTAAACAATCAGAAGAAACTATCTTCAAAACAATTGGAGTTCGCCCTCAAATTATCCGTGCACCTGGCGGAACCCAAGGGCATTTTAGTGTTAATTATTATAATTTGATAGATTCTGAGGATTACCTAGTCTACGATTGGAATGTGAGCAGTGGGGACGCTGCTGCACCAACTGTGCCGGCGGACCAACTTGTAAATAATATTAAGGCCCAAGTCCCCGGGAAATCACGAGCTATTATCTTGATGCATGATTCGAAAAGCAAAACCACAACGATTGATGCACTGCCGAGAATTGTTCATTACCTGAAAGAACAAGGGTATTCCTTCGGAGTGATTACGCCACAGGTTGCCCCCATACTTTTTCCCGGTGGATTTAACCATTAA
- a CDS encoding gluconeogenesis factor YvcK family protein, whose translation MNSKKYDQIYRYLKWLYPDLKVKRWFILAVLGIFLFATGFSVMNDGVAIGYAELQFREVIYRLTGSTKHATVPTGAIISTLGIICIIVGFKRMLYSIISTVIPENEVRIVDRIYSRHHLRRGPRIVVVGGGTGLSALLRGLKKYTCNLTAIVTVSDDGGSSGKLRDELGIQPPGDVRNCMVALAETEDTMNTLFSYRFESGALKGHSLGNLLLAGLTDTFGDFQKGIEQVSKVFAIRGKVFPTTLEQVVLTADLEDGTRVVGETTIRTTEGKIKRVYLEPSNCAPLPDALKAIDEADLIVLGPGSLYTSVLPNLLVLGLRERIREASAPCVYVCNVMTEKGETDGYKVSDHLQAIIDHCGSGFVDAVLASRGEITAPLLKRYSQEEAAPVMADPKMVHHLGAKYFEANLVQERNVVRHDSDRLARELIRLLFRLKPMGERIALIDSYLLTRKLRKEL comes from the coding sequence ATGAACTCCAAAAAATACGATCAAATATATCGTTACTTAAAATGGCTCTACCCTGATTTGAAGGTAAAAAGGTGGTTCATTCTCGCAGTGTTGGGAATCTTCCTTTTTGCAACAGGCTTTTCCGTCATGAACGACGGAGTGGCTATCGGCTATGCCGAGCTGCAATTTCGAGAAGTTATTTATCGTTTGACGGGCAGTACCAAGCATGCTACCGTGCCAACAGGGGCAATTATCAGCACTTTAGGGATTATTTGTATCATAGTTGGTTTTAAACGAATGCTTTATTCGATAATCTCTACGGTAATCCCTGAGAACGAAGTTAGAATTGTAGATAGGATCTATTCAAGACATCATTTACGCAGAGGACCTAGAATTGTAGTGGTTGGTGGCGGAACGGGGCTTTCGGCTCTCTTGCGTGGACTAAAGAAATACACTTGCAATCTCACCGCAATTGTTACGGTATCTGATGATGGAGGAAGTTCGGGAAAGCTGCGTGACGAATTAGGAATCCAGCCGCCGGGGGATGTGCGCAATTGCATGGTGGCCTTGGCAGAGACAGAGGATACTATGAATACGCTCTTTTCCTATCGTTTTGAAAGTGGAGCTCTAAAGGGGCATAGTTTAGGGAATTTGCTTTTAGCAGGGTTAACGGATACTTTTGGGGATTTTCAAAAAGGAATTGAACAAGTCAGCAAAGTCTTTGCTATTCGTGGAAAGGTTTTTCCTACCACCCTGGAACAAGTTGTTTTGACCGCTGATTTGGAAGACGGAACTCGTGTTGTTGGGGAAACTACGATCCGAACTACTGAAGGGAAAATTAAGAGAGTTTACCTGGAACCTAGCAATTGTGCTCCTTTGCCTGATGCTTTAAAGGCAATTGATGAAGCAGATCTGATAGTTTTAGGGCCGGGAAGTCTCTATACCAGTGTTTTGCCTAACCTATTAGTCTTAGGGCTTAGAGAGAGAATTAGGGAAGCCAGCGCCCCTTGTGTTTATGTATGTAATGTTATGACAGAAAAAGGGGAAACAGATGGTTACAAGGTTTCGGATCATCTTCAAGCAATAATTGACCACTGTGGTTCAGGCTTCGTCGATGCAGTCCTTGCTTCACGTGGCGAAATAACCGCCCCACTTTTAAAGCGCTATAGTCAGGAAGAAGCTGCTCCGGTTATGGCTGACCCCAAAATGGTTCACCATTTAGGAGCCAAATATTTCGAAGCGAATTTAGTGCAAGAGAGAAATGTGGTGCGTCACGATTCAGATCGGTTGGCAAGGGAGCTTATCAGGCTGCTTTTTCGCTTAAAACCAATGGGAGAGCGTATTGCTCTGATCGATTCATATTTGCTCACCCGAAAGCTCCGAAAAGAGTTATAG
- a CDS encoding Cof-type HAD-IIB family hydrolase, translated as MAIRLVAMDLDDTLLREDWTISPRVVKTIQKAQAQGVKVTIATGRMPISARPYAEQLELDVPIITYHGAMIQQVISGEILFRRVIPSPLASKIIQDLYKRGFYAQIYLKNRVIAQTLNEWSQEYARIASVHIEETDLSNLLNQEPEGVEKILVIAEETALGNLAPLLLESYGERVHITKSKPHFMEITEGTVNKGVALDALAKRYGIAQQEVMAIGDSFNDLEMILYAGLGVAMGNARSEIKEKADFVTFTNEEDGVAEAIERFVLNVR; from the coding sequence TTGGCGATTCGTTTAGTAGCTATGGATCTTGATGACACATTGCTTAGAGAAGATTGGACGATTTCTCCGCGAGTGGTAAAGACGATTCAAAAAGCTCAGGCACAGGGAGTAAAAGTGACAATAGCAACAGGACGGATGCCCATCTCCGCACGTCCCTATGCAGAGCAACTCGAATTAGATGTACCGATAATTACCTACCATGGGGCGATGATCCAGCAGGTAATAAGTGGGGAAATCTTATTTAGACGTGTAATTCCCAGTCCTTTAGCCTCTAAGATAATCCAAGATCTTTATAAGAGGGGATTTTATGCTCAAATTTATCTGAAGAATCGTGTCATTGCTCAAACTCTTAATGAATGGTCCCAAGAGTACGCTAGGATTGCCAGTGTTCATATTGAGGAAACAGATTTGTCAAATCTACTTAATCAGGAACCCGAGGGAGTAGAAAAAATACTTGTTATTGCTGAAGAAACCGCTTTAGGAAATTTAGCTCCCCTTTTACTAGAAAGCTATGGGGAAAGGGTCCATATTACGAAATCCAAGCCTCATTTCATGGAGATTACCGAGGGTACTGTAAACAAAGGGGTAGCTCTAGATGCCTTGGCAAAACGATATGGGATTGCTCAGCAAGAAGTCATGGCTATAGGGGATAGCTTTAACGATTTAGAAATGATTCTGTATGCAGGCCTGGGGGTTGCCATGGGAAATGCCCGCTCTGAGATCAAAGAAAAAGCAGATTTTGTCACTTTTACCAATGAGGAAGACGGAGTCGCGGAAGCTATTGAACGGTTTGTACTAAATGTCAGGTAA
- a CDS encoding extracellular solute-binding protein, whose amino-acid sequence MTSRRFLLIVIVSIILVTGCSSAPQTGQPGGPAPVVVDVWHSLQGAEAEALKGQVQAVEQTNPEVIVKLNYVSAANFAAFSYQAEAGGEGPEIFIASREIIHELYSKGALATVAHTDSEAYPATLAAFRFGGVEYALPWLTDIPLLYFRTDLTEAPAALTDIFAAKGVSMVSPDTATLAVWWNGQGGRLLNSENISLNDPNNLLFIQQLLAWKNAKLLRIDPTAPAAFANGQTPYLIAGASLAKYFTQLNVPWGSIPLSDLTGGQGQGLIGATLGIANSAIKSTPAMIPAIQTVEKALLTPEAEEAMLNAVSLLPANMSFYGRPEAQKGVFPQASKALAKAWSLEGNSQEWKLIPLQNEAWNNVLTGNITPEDALNIAQEQAGKVLSVKEQP is encoded by the coding sequence ATGACTTCTCGAAGGTTTTTACTCATAGTAATTGTAAGCATAATACTTGTAACCGGTTGTTCTTCAGCCCCTCAGACTGGACAACCCGGAGGTCCGGCCCCTGTGGTTGTGGATGTTTGGCATTCTTTGCAAGGGGCTGAGGCAGAGGCATTAAAAGGGCAGGTTCAAGCCGTTGAACAGACAAATCCCGAGGTTATCGTTAAACTAAACTATGTTTCTGCGGCAAACTTTGCAGCTTTCTCCTACCAAGCGGAAGCAGGAGGGGAAGGGCCAGAGATATTCATTGCTTCAAGGGAGATTATTCATGAGCTCTATAGTAAAGGGGCTTTAGCAACCGTTGCTCACACTGATTCAGAGGCCTATCCGGCAACTCTGGCTGCTTTTAGGTTTGGAGGGGTGGAGTATGCTCTTCCCTGGCTGACAGATATCCCTTTGCTTTATTTTAGAACAGATCTTACTGAAGCCCCGGCTGCTCTCACAGACATATTCGCTGCTAAGGGGGTTTCAATGGTCTCTCCGGATACTGCTACCCTAGCTGTTTGGTGGAATGGGCAGGGAGGGCGATTGCTTAACTCGGAAAATATCAGCCTAAACGATCCGAATAACTTGCTGTTTATTCAACAACTCTTAGCATGGAAAAATGCCAAGCTTTTACGTATTGACCCGACGGCACCTGCGGCATTTGCTAATGGACAGACGCCTTATTTAATAGCAGGTGCAAGTTTGGCCAAGTATTTTACTCAGTTAAATGTACCATGGGGAAGTATTCCTCTATCCGATTTGACGGGGGGACAGGGGCAAGGTCTGATTGGGGCAACACTGGGGATTGCTAATTCAGCCATTAAATCCACCCCGGCAATGATCCCTGCGATTCAAACCGTTGAAAAGGCATTGCTCACCCCAGAAGCTGAAGAAGCAATGCTGAATGCGGTCAGTCTTCTTCCCGCTAACATGAGCTTTTACGGACGTCCAGAAGCTCAGAAAGGTGTCTTTCCTCAGGCAAGTAAAGCATTAGCTAAGGCCTGGTCTTTGGAGGGAAACAGTCAGGAATGGAAGCTGATTCCTTTGCAAAATGAGGCGTGGAATAATGTTTTGACAGGTAATATCACTCCTGAGGATGCCTTAAATATTGCTCAAGAGCAAGCTGGAAAAGTTTTATCGGTAAAGGAGCAGCCATAA
- the whiA gene encoding DNA-binding protein WhiA, with protein sequence MSFSAVTKEELARLGSEKPCCDLAELAALVRMDGTLQISSNQQFTLNVITESAPVARKIYRLAKDVLKRQVDIVVRRKLRLRKNNSYLVRIHPRGLEDLQNLGLLDNQGQIYLGIAPNLIKKRCDQKAYLRGAFLAGGSINNPEGTYHLEIVSNDEQHAQELCQLINRFKLGAKVSMRKNWYVVYLKESEHIVDFIGFIGAHHALLEFENVRVLKDVRNQVNRLVNCETANLDKIVDAAVRQLENIQFIADTVGLQSLPPTLREIAELRLAYSEASLKELGDMLRPKVGKSGVNHRMRKIDELADRIRNQKIGT encoded by the coding sequence GTGTCCTTTAGTGCTGTTACGAAAGAAGAGCTTGCTCGTTTAGGCAGCGAGAAACCTTGCTGTGATTTAGCGGAATTAGCCGCTTTGGTTCGCATGGATGGAACACTCCAAATTAGTTCAAACCAACAATTCACCTTAAATGTGATCACGGAGAGTGCGCCAGTAGCGCGTAAGATCTATCGCTTAGCCAAGGATGTGCTAAAACGCCAGGTGGACATTGTCGTACGACGTAAGCTAAGGCTGCGAAAGAACAACTCATATCTGGTCAGAATCCATCCCCGGGGGTTAGAAGACCTTCAGAACTTAGGGCTGCTTGATAATCAGGGGCAGATCTACCTGGGAATCGCGCCAAATCTTATCAAAAAGCGTTGTGATCAAAAGGCCTATTTGAGAGGAGCTTTCTTAGCGGGGGGATCTATCAATAATCCTGAAGGTACCTATCATCTTGAAATAGTCAGTAATGATGAACAACATGCCCAAGAATTATGTCAACTGATCAATAGATTCAAATTAGGTGCCAAAGTAAGTATGCGAAAGAATTGGTATGTTGTATATCTCAAAGAGAGTGAACATATTGTGGATTTCATAGGCTTTATTGGAGCACATCATGCCCTCCTGGAATTTGAAAATGTCCGAGTTCTTAAAGATGTGCGAAATCAAGTGAACCGTCTCGTTAATTGTGAGACTGCTAATCTCGATAAAATTGTCGATGCTGCGGTACGTCAATTGGAGAACATCCAATTCATTGCGGATACGGTAGGCCTGCAGTCTTTGCCGCCTACCTTGCGGGAAATAGCCGAGCTCCGCTTAGCATACTCTGAAGCCAGCCTGAAGGAACTGGGAGATATGTTAAGACCAAAGGTGGGAAAGTCTGGTGTCAATCATCGTATGCGTAAAATTGATGAGCTAGCAGATCGAATCAGGAACCAGAAAATAGGAACTTAA
- a CDS encoding B12-binding domain-containing radical SAM protein — MRILLVALNAKYIHTNLALRYLREDICTEYPNVLIKEYSINDNLDRIAGEIFEAKADVVGFSCYIWNLNETMAVIRRLHPICPNVRFVLGGPEVSFEAEEFLTEHSEVDALVIGEGERIFLELLKAWQKNIDPSNVPGIAWRRGEGIMLNSSQVKPLSLNDLPFPYAKDEDFTGRLVYVETTRGCPFNCQYCLSSTFQGVRFLEPENFRRMFRQLLKNGARTVKFVDRTFNANKRHALKILDIVREESAFFADSEEIRVHCEMAGDLFDAEWMDYFRNYPQGLVQLEIGVQSTHEPTLKIVSRPQAFEDWKKYIIEMKSIGIPLHLDLIAGLPAENWIDFRTSFNDVYKVEPDMLQLGFLKVLKGSGLRRQSGGYGLLFMPDPPYTILETAVLSHNELLQLHRLESILDKYYNSGKFRYTLREVLKLFPTPFDFYHEFAEFWHKQEWFGRQWQGKALFEKIWEFIRCQLEIGVNERIDFISWPKIRDSLKFDFYLWERPSVIPDYLQDEDTLEMEKTDQWKRIQETIRKDACWEPIIPEVKKMDRRQWNRNTAVVHFMSDLQRDDEAAAESCWYLFYYQHGKATACRYEGS; from the coding sequence TTGCGTATTCTTTTAGTTGCCCTCAATGCTAAATACATCCATACGAATTTGGCTCTACGCTACTTACGAGAAGATATTTGTACAGAGTATCCCAATGTTTTAATTAAAGAATATAGCATTAATGATAATCTTGATCGTATCGCGGGAGAAATATTTGAAGCTAAGGCTGATGTTGTCGGTTTTTCATGCTATATATGGAATCTCAATGAGACCATGGCTGTGATTAGAAGGCTTCATCCGATTTGTCCAAATGTGCGGTTTGTACTGGGTGGCCCGGAGGTATCCTTCGAGGCAGAAGAGTTTCTGACGGAGCATTCGGAGGTGGATGCTCTGGTTATTGGCGAAGGGGAAAGAATATTTTTAGAGCTGCTTAAGGCATGGCAAAAAAACATAGATCCCTCCAACGTTCCAGGTATTGCTTGGAGAAGGGGAGAGGGAATTATGCTTAATTCTTCGCAAGTTAAACCCTTAAGCTTAAATGACTTACCTTTTCCCTATGCCAAGGATGAAGACTTTACGGGACGACTGGTCTATGTAGAGACGACAAGGGGATGCCCCTTTAATTGTCAATATTGCCTATCCTCGACATTCCAAGGAGTTCGATTTTTAGAACCCGAAAACTTTCGCAGGATGTTTCGTCAACTCTTAAAAAATGGTGCTCGAACCGTAAAGTTTGTTGACCGAACCTTTAATGCTAACAAGCGACATGCTCTAAAGATTTTAGACATTGTGCGTGAGGAAAGTGCGTTTTTCGCTGATTCTGAGGAGATTCGTGTACACTGCGAAATGGCAGGAGATCTATTTGATGCCGAATGGATGGATTATTTCAGGAATTATCCCCAGGGATTAGTTCAATTAGAAATCGGAGTACAATCAACCCACGAGCCAACTCTTAAGATAGTTTCACGTCCTCAAGCCTTTGAGGACTGGAAAAAATATATTATTGAAATGAAGTCTATAGGAATACCTCTCCACCTGGATCTTATCGCAGGGCTTCCCGCCGAAAACTGGATAGACTTTCGGACATCCTTTAATGATGTCTATAAGGTAGAACCGGATATGCTCCAATTAGGCTTTCTCAAAGTTCTTAAAGGATCAGGCCTCCGACGGCAAAGCGGTGGTTATGGGCTCTTGTTTATGCCTGATCCTCCTTATACAATTTTGGAGACAGCTGTCTTATCCCACAATGAACTACTCCAATTACATCGCTTGGAAAGTATTCTGGACAAATATTATAATTCAGGAAAGTTCAGATATACTTTACGAGAGGTTCTCAAACTTTTTCCTACCCCCTTTGACTTTTATCATGAGTTTGCGGAATTTTGGCATAAGCAGGAGTGGTTTGGTCGTCAGTGGCAAGGCAAGGCACTTTTTGAAAAAATTTGGGAATTTATTCGCTGCCAACTAGAGATTGGAGTTAACGAGAGGATAGATTTTATCTCCTGGCCTAAAATTCGTGATTCACTGAAGTTCGATTTTTACCTGTGGGAACGCCCGAGTGTCATTCCGGACTATTTGCAGGATGAAGATACCTTAGAGATGGAAAAAACAGATCAATGGAAAAGAATCCAAGAAACTATCCGCAAGGATGCCTGTTGGGAGCCGATAATTCCTGAGGTTAAGAAGATGGACCGTCGGCAGTGGAATCGCAATACTGCAGTTGTACATTTTATGTCGGATTTACAGCGTGATGATGAGGCCGCCGCTGAGTCTTGCTGGTATCTTTTTTATTATCAACATGGCAAAGCCACAGCCTGCCGATATGAAGGATCGTGA
- the rapZ gene encoding RNase adapter RapZ: MNKQGLELIVITGLSGAGRTQAMQSLEDQGFFCVDNLPPTFLVKFAELCAQSRGKVSKAAIVCDLRGGEFFSSLSEALNNLEKEGFRLEVLFLDASDETLIRRYKESRRRHPLSPQGRVLDGIQAERQQLEELRIRADNIIDTTNLSAQQLRSQVAELFCKTQGLGQMAVSVISFGFKYGIPMDADLVMDVRFLPNPFYVEALRPFTGEHESVREYVFGNQMAREFMEKYLDLLEYILPNYIKEGKTHLVIGIGCTGGQHRSVAIAERVGSFLIERDYSIRVTHRDATKNQKRGKTR, translated from the coding sequence ATGAATAAACAAGGACTTGAACTAATTGTTATTACTGGTTTATCAGGAGCAGGTCGAACTCAAGCGATGCAAAGTCTTGAAGACCAAGGATTTTTCTGTGTGGATAATTTACCCCCTACCTTTCTGGTTAAGTTTGCAGAGCTTTGTGCTCAGTCTAGGGGAAAGGTCTCTAAAGCAGCAATCGTCTGTGATTTGCGCGGCGGAGAGTTTTTTTCCTCTCTTAGTGAAGCATTAAATAATTTAGAAAAGGAAGGCTTTCGGCTGGAAGTACTCTTCCTGGATGCCTCAGATGAAACTTTAATTCGTCGTTATAAGGAATCAAGGCGCAGGCATCCCCTTTCTCCTCAGGGACGAGTATTAGATGGGATTCAGGCAGAACGTCAGCAATTGGAAGAATTAAGAATTCGAGCAGATAACATTATCGATACAACGAACTTAAGTGCCCAACAACTTCGCAGTCAGGTTGCAGAGCTATTCTGCAAAACCCAGGGTTTGGGACAGATGGCTGTTTCAGTTATATCTTTTGGCTTTAAATATGGAATACCAATGGATGCAGATCTAGTCATGGATGTGCGGTTTCTGCCAAACCCATTTTACGTAGAAGCATTACGCCCTTTTACAGGAGAACATGAATCCGTTCGAGAGTATGTCTTTGGCAATCAAATGGCCAGAGAATTTATGGAAAAATACTTGGATTTATTAGAATACATTCTGCCTAATTATATTAAAGAAGGAAAGACCCACTTGGTTATTGGGATTGGTTGTACAGGTGGACAACATCGCTCCGTTGCTATTGCGGAAAGAGTAGGGAGTTTTTTAATAGAACGTGATTATTCGATTAGGGTAACTCATCGGGACGCCACAAAGAACCAAAAGCGTGGAAAAACGCGATGA
- a CDS encoding alpha-hydroxy-acid oxidizing protein, translating into MNIKSVRETAREKLKGFCRVCPQCNGKACAGEVPGMGGMGTGMSFKSNVEALAGYRINLRTLHGVKKPNTQLKLFGQELKTPILGAPITGNNFNMGGALNEEEWAEAMIQGCLSSGTLGSTGDAPDPAMYKAGIGVVAKAQGLGIPFMKPREVEEVFSYLRLAEEAGVLAVGMDVDAAGLVTIPVSPKTKEEMKTIIANTSLPFVLKGIMTVDEAEIAIEVGAAAIVVSNHGGRVLDYTPGTAEVLPEIAAAVAGRIPVIVDGGVRTGVDVLKMLALGADAVMIGRPLIIAGYGGGAEGVALVLRRMTNELKQAMVLTGCQTLDDIGMDVFF; encoded by the coding sequence ATGAACATTAAATCAGTTCGCGAAACCGCAAGGGAAAAGCTAAAGGGATTTTGTCGAGTTTGTCCCCAATGTAATGGTAAGGCCTGTGCAGGAGAGGTTCCCGGTATGGGGGGAATGGGCACGGGGATGTCCTTTAAAAGTAATGTTGAAGCACTAGCTGGCTACCGAATCAATTTAAGGACACTTCATGGTGTCAAAAAACCCAATACCCAGCTAAAGCTTTTTGGTCAGGAATTAAAAACTCCAATCCTTGGGGCTCCAATAACAGGTAATAATTTCAACATGGGTGGAGCTTTAAATGAAGAGGAATGGGCGGAAGCCATGATTCAAGGCTGTCTTAGTTCCGGAACCCTGGGATCCACCGGCGACGCACCTGACCCAGCCATGTATAAGGCTGGAATTGGTGTTGTCGCCAAGGCTCAAGGCTTAGGCATTCCCTTTATGAAACCCAGAGAAGTAGAAGAAGTGTTTAGCTATTTGCGTCTTGCGGAAGAGGCCGGAGTTCTTGCAGTTGGTATGGACGTAGATGCGGCAGGATTAGTTACCATCCCGGTGAGCCCAAAGACTAAAGAAGAGATGAAGACAATTATTGCTAACACCTCCCTGCCCTTTGTTCTTAAAGGGATTATGACTGTGGATGAAGCTGAAATAGCTATTGAAGTCGGTGCTGCCGCTATTGTTGTCTCAAATCATGGCGGAAGAGTTCTTGACTATACTCCCGGAACCGCAGAAGTATTACCCGAAATTGCGGCGGCGGTAGCAGGAAGAATTCCGGTGATCGTTGATGGAGGGGTGAGAACGGGGGTAGATGTTCTGAAGATGTTGGCTTTAGGAGCCGATGCGGTTATGATTGGAAGACCTCTAATTATTGCTGGTTACGGCGGAGGGGCCGAGGGAGTAGCCTTGGTGTTAAGGAGAATGACTAACGAATTAAAACAGGCAATGGTACTGACAGGCTGTCAAACCCTTGACGATATTGGAATGGATGTGTTTTTTTAG